The Sphaerisporangium siamense genome includes the window TCCTCGCCGTTCTACGTCAACACGAGCACCCGGCCGTGGATCACCGAGCCTGAGCGTCCGCTGCGGCGGGCGGCGGTCTCCTCCTTCGGGTTCGGCGGCACCAACTTCCACTGCGTGCTGGAGGAGCACGACCCCTCCGGCGCCGCGCTGACGGTGCTGCACCGGACGTCCCGGGTGCACCTGTGGCACGGCGCGGACCCCGGGGCCCTGCTGAAGGCCGTCGAGGAGGACCCGGCCGGGCTGGACGACACCGCGCCGGTGCCCGCCGGGCACGCGCGGCTCGCCGTGGTCGCCCGCGACGAGGCCGAGCTGGACCGGCTGCGCGGGCAGGCGTGCGCGCGCCTCGCCGAGGACCCCTCCGTGGAGGCGTTCGAGCTTCCCGGCGGCGCCTTCTACCGCCGCGCCGCGGCGGTGCCCGGCAAGGTGGGCGCGCTGTTCGCCGGCCAGGGCAGCCAGTACGTCTCCATGGCGGCGGAGGCGGCGCTCGCGGTCCCGCCGGTGCGGGCGGCGTTCGACGCGGCGGCGGCGTGCTTCGCGGGCGCCGAGCCGCTGGGACGGGTGGTCTTCCCGCCGCCCGCGTTCGACGAGGACGGCAGGCGCCGTCAGGAGGAGGCGCTGCGGCGTACGGACTACGCCCAGCCCGCCATCGGCGCCGTCTCGGCCGGGCAGTACACCTTCCTCAAGGAGCTGGGCTTCGCCGCCGAGGGCGCGCTCGGGCACAGCTTCGGCGAGGTGACCGCCCTCTGGGCGGCGGGGAGCCTCGGCACCGAGCAGTTCTTCCGCCTGGCCAGGGAGCGCGGCGCGGCGATGGCCGCGCGCGGCGAGGCCGGCGACCCGGGCACGATGGCGGCCGTCTCGGCGGGCCTGCCGGAAGTCGAGCGCCTGCTCGACGGGCATCCCGACGTCGTCGTCTGCAACGTCAACGCGCCCGACCAGATCGTGGTCGGCGGCGGACGCGACGCGGTCGCGGCCTTCGTCGGGGCGTGCGCGGCGGCGGGGGTGGGCGCGAGCCCGCTGCCGGTGGCGGCGGCCTTCCACACCCGGTACGTCACGCACGCGGTGGAGCGGTTCGGCGAGGCGGTCGCCTCGGCCGTCGTCGCGCCCCCGGCCATCACGGTCTACGCCGACACCGAGGGCGCCACGTACGGCGCCGACACCGGCGAGAACGCCCGCGTTCTCGTTCAGCAGCTCGCCGGCCCCGTCGGCTTCGCGCCCCGGGTCGAGCAGATGTACCGCGACGGGTTCCGGGTCTTCGTCGAGTTCGGGCCGAAGAAGGTCCTGACCGGCCTGGTCCGGCGGATCCTCGCCGACCGTCCCGACGTGGTCGCGCTGTCGGCCGACGCCGGGCCCGGCCGTGACAGTGACCACGCACTCAAGCAGCTCGCCGCGCGCCTGGCCGTCCTCGGCCTGCCGCTGGCCGGTTTCAACCGCTACACCGCGACGGCGGCCGAGCCGCCGCACTCCGAGGGGATGACGATCCAGTTGAACGGTGTGAACTACGTGCCCGAGGCGCGCCGCCACGAGTACCGGGAGGCACTTGAGAACGGGTACACGGTGGAGACGTCCGCGGAGGACGCCGCCACCGAGCCCGCCCCGGCCACCGGCCAGACCAACGGCCACGCCGGCAACGACCACGCCGCCAACGGCCACGGCACGAACGGACACAGCGCCAACGGGCACGGCACCAATGGGCACAGCGCGAACGGGCACGGGTCGAACGGCCATGGGTCCAACGGGCACAACGGCAACGGGCACGCGGTGCCGGGCGGGGCGCCGAGCGTGGGCGCCATCGCCGCCAGCCACCTCGCCATGCACGGCGAGTACCTGCACAGCCAGCTCCGCCTGTCCGAGCGCCTGACCAACCTCGTCGAGGAGGGCAGCCGCCAGGACGCAGGCCCGTCGGAGAACACGATCGCCGGCATCACCGCCGTCACCGAGCACAGCCTGGCCATCGGCCAGAGCCACGTGTGGGCCAGCGAGGTGCTGCGCAGCTTCGCCCAGCTCGAAACCACCATGATCGCGCCGGACCGCGCGGCCGGAGGCGACCTGCCGGGCCCGTCCCTGCCCCAGGCCGTCGCGCCGTCGTACGAGCTGCGCGCCATCGGCTCCCGTCCGGGCGCCTGGCCGCAGGAGACGGAGGCAGGCGGGCAGACCGCGTACAACGGCCACAACGGACAGAACGGCAACGGCCGCAACGGCTATGGCACCAACGGCCACGGCGCCAACGGGCACCAGGGTCACGAGGGCCACGCCGCCACGCTCGCCCCCGCCGCCCCGGTCGCCTTCGCCGAGGCCCCCGTCCAGGCTCCCGCCCCGGCTCCGGCCGCTCCGGCGCCCGTCGTGGAGACGGCCCCGGTCACCACGGCCCCCGCCCCCGTCACCACGTCGCCCGCCCCGGTCGCCGCGGCCCCGGCCCCCGCTCCGGCACCGGCGCAGGCCGACGCCGCGACCGTCCAGGCCACCCTGCTGTCCATCGTCGCCGAGAAGACCGGCTACCCCACAGACATGCTCGACCCCTCGATGGACGTGGAGGCCGACCTCGGCATCGACTCCATCAAGCGCGTGGAGATCATGGGCGCCCTGCGCGAGTCGTTCCCCGGCTCGCCGTCGGTGAGCCCGGAGCGGCTCGCCGAGCTGCGAACGCTTGAGGACATCGTCCAATTCATCGCGGGAGCGGCGGCCGAGCCGACCGGGGCGGAGGTGGTGAACGGCCCAAAAGCTGAGCGCCTGCCGCGGATCGACCGGTGGCAGGCCGGCCTGACCCGGCTCCCGGTCCCCGACCGGCAGGAGGACGCCTACAGAGACGCTCCGCTGGCCCTGGTGACCGGGGCCGGCGGGCCGCTCGCCGACGCGGTCGCCGCCAGGCTCCGGTCCGCCGGGTGGCGTACGGCCGGGCCGGGCGCCGTCCCCGAGGACGGGCTCGACCTGGTGCTGTACCTGGCGCCGGAGCGGGTGGACGGCACCCCGGCCGCCCTGGCCGCGCTGCGTGAGACGGCGATGCTGGCCCGCGACACCCAGCGCCCGCTGGAGTCGACGGCCGGCCGGTCGGCCTTCGTCACGGTGTCCCGCCTGGACGGCCGCCTCGGCGTCACCCCGTCCGCCGGGCCCGCAGGCGACGACGGTCTCGCGACCGTCGCGCTCGGCGGGGTGTCCGGCCTGGTCAAGACCCTCGCCATCGAAGCGCCCACCGTGTTCTGCCGGGCGATCGACGTCGAGGCCGGCGTTCCCGACGGGCGGGTCGCCGAGATCGTCCTGGCCGAGCTGTACGACCCGCGGGCCGGGCTGCGCGAGGTGGGCCACACCGCCGACGGCGCCCGGTGGACGACGACGCTCACCGGCGAAGGGCCGCGGACGGCGCCGATCGCACCGCCGGGAGAGGGCGACCTGCTCGTGGTGACCGGCGGCGGGCGCGGCGTCACGGCCGCGTGCGTGGTCGAGCTCGCCCGGCGGCACGGCACCGGCCTGCTGCTCCTCGGCCGCACCCCGCTGGCCGACGAGCCGGAGTGGGCTCGCGAGGTGCCGCTGGACCGGCTGAAGGCGGCCATCGCGGCGGCGCTCAAGGCGGGCGGGGCGAAGGTGACCCCGCGCGACGTCGAGCCGCGCTTCCAGGAGCTGAAGGCGCAGCGCGAGATCCGCACGACCCTGGCGCTGGTGGCCGAGGCCGGAGCGTCGGCGACGTACGTGCCGGTGGACGTCACCGACCCCGCCGCCGTCCGCGCGGCGCTCGCGCCCTACCGGGACCGCGTGGCCGGGGTCGTGCACGGCGCCGGCGTCCTCGCCGACCAGCTCATCGTGGACAAGCGCCCGCAGGACGTCGACCGGGTGCTCGGGACCAAGCTCGCGGGCCTCGCGGGCGTGCTCGCCGCGCTGGACCCCGACCGGCTGCGCCACGTCGTGCTCTTCTCCTCGGTGGCCGGGTTCTTCGGCAACCAGGGGCAGGCCGACTACGCGATGGCCAACGAGGCGCTCAACCGCGTCGCGTCCCGGCTGCGGGGAGCGCACCCCGGGGCGAGGGTGACCTCGATCAACTGGGGCGCCTGGGACGGCGGCATGGTCACCCCCGAGCTGGCCCGGCTCTTCGCCGAGCGCGGGGTGGACCTGATCCCGCTGGAGACCGGGGCGTGGATGTTCGCCGAGCAGTTCGACGCCGAGCGCGCGGGCGATCTGGTCTGTGTGATCGGCCCGGACAAGCCGCTGTCGGAGGCCGAGCCTCCCGCGCTGCCCGCGGACGGGGTCACCGTGACCCGGGACCTCGGCACGCTGGCCGGGGAGCCCGTGCTCGCGAGCCATTGGATCGGCGACCGGCCGGTGCTGCCCGCCACGGTGGCGCTGGGCGGCATCCTCGCCACCGCGCGGGAGGCGACCGGCACGCGGTCCGCCGCCGCCCGGGACTTCACCGTCCTGAAGGGCGTGGTGTTCGGCGCCGAGGCGCCCGATGCGCTGCGGTTCACGCTCACGCCGGACGGCGAGGGCACGCGGGTCGAGGTGCGCGACGAGACCGGCCGTCCCCGCTACCGGGCGGTCGTGGAGTCCGCGGTCCCGGCTCCGGCGCGGGTGGGCGGCCTGCCCGCCCTCGACGCCGGCGAGGACTGCGCGGCCTACTCCGACGGCACCCTGTTCCACGGCGAGGTCCTGCGCGGCCTGCGCCGGGTGCTGGACCCGGGACGGCGCATGGTCCTGCGCGCCGAGCTTCCCCGCACCCCGTTCGCCGCCGGCGCCTACGGCACCGGCGACTACGACCCGGTGCTCGCCGACCTGCTGCTGCAGGCCGTGCTGGTCTGGGCGCGACGGCACACCGGCCAGGCCAGCCTGCCCGCGGGCGTGGGCCGCGCCGAGGTCCACGCGCCGATCCCGGCGGGCGAGCCCTTCCTCATCGTGGTCGACGAGGCCACCGTCAGCGGGCCACTGGTGCGCTGCACGGTCACCGCGTGCGACGGCGAGGGGCGGGTCCTCACCCGGTTCACCGGGGTCCAGGCGATCTGCCGCGACGGCGGCGCGCAGTAACTGCCCCTCGTTCGAGAGCGGATGGAGAGTCATGTCCACGCCAGAGCATGTTGCGGATACCGGACAGGAACCCGTAGCGATCGTCGGGATCGCCTGCCTGCTGCCAGGCGCCGACACACCCGAGCAGTTCTGGGCCAACCTGCGGTCCGGGGTGGATCTGCGTCGCCCCGGCGGCCGCGAGATGTTCGGCACGGACGACGCCGTCCCCGGCGGGTGGGGTGACCCGGAGCACCGGGTCACCGCCACCCGGGGCGGGTTCGTCACCGAGCCGCCCATCGACCTGACCGGCCTGCGCGTCCCCGCGGCGACGCTGGGCCGGCTGGACAAGGTGGTCCGGTGGCCCCTGCACACCGCCCGCCGCGCCCTGGCGGACGCCGGCATCGCCGAGGACGCCACGGTCCTGGCGCGCACCGGCGTGATCCTGGGCAACTACGCCTTCCCGACCGAGACCTCGGTGCGCGCCTGCGTGCCGCTGGTCAGGAACGCGGTGACCGCCGGCCTGCGCCGCGCCGGCCTCGACCTGCCGGAGACGGCCGGGACGGCGACCGGGGACGACCCCGCGGAGCTGTGGCCGTTCGGCCTCCCCGCGACCGTGGTGGCCGACGCCCTGGGTCTCGGCGGCGCCCGGCTGACCCTGGACGCGGCGTGCTCTTCGGCGCTCTACGCGCTGGCCCTGGCCCAGCGGCAGCTGTCGACGGGCCGGGCCGACGTGATGCTCGCCGGCGCGGTCTGCGCGCCGGACCCCCTTCTGATCCACCTGTCCTTCTCCGACCTGAAGGCGTACCCCGCCGACGGGGTGAGCCAGCCGTTCGACGGCCGGTCGCAGGGCATCGTGACCGGGCAGGGCGCCGGGATCTTCGTGCTCAAGCGGCTGTCGGACGCCCGGCGGGACGGCGACCGCGTCCACGCGGTGCTCGGCCCGATCGGGCTGAGCAACGACGGCGCGGGCGGGCACCTGCTCACCCCGCGCAAGGACGGCCAGGTCGAGGCGTACCGCCGCACGTACCTGGACCACGGCGTCGACCCGGCGCAGATCGACTACATCGAGTGCCACGCCACGGGCACGCCGATCGGCGACAGCACCGAGCTGCGCGGCCTGGCCGAGTTCTTCGGCGGGCGCGGCGGGGTGCCGCCGCTCGGCTCGGTGAAGGCCAACGTCGGCCACCTGCTGACCGTGGCGGGCTTCACCAGCGTGCTCAAGGCGATCCTGGCGCTGCGACACGGGACCATCCCGGCCACGCCGGGCGTCGCCGAGCCGCTGCGCCCGGCCGAGGCGCTGACCGCCGCCGACCGGGTCGTGGTGTCCGAGCGGCCCTGGCCGCTGCCCCGGGTCGAGCGCGACCCCGGGCACCGGGTGGCCGCGGTGTCGGCGTTCGGCTTCGGCGGCACCAACGCCCACGCGATCCTGACGACCGAGGAGGCGGCCGGCGTCCTGCCCCCGGGCGGCGCCGCCGCGGACCGGGACGGACGGCTCGCCGTGGTCGGGCTGGGCCTGCGGGCCGGGCCGCTGACCGGCGTCGCGGAATGGCGGCGCGCCGCGCGCACGGGCACGCCCGCGCTGGTGGAGCGTCCCGGGCACCGCTGGTACGGCCTGCAGGACGGCGACCCCGCGCCCGCCACCGGCGACCACGCCGGCACGGCCGGGTACGCCGACATGATCGACGTGGACGCCCGCGCCTACCGCATCCCGCCGGGCGAGCTGGGCCACGCCAACCCGCAGCACCTGCTGCTGTTCGAGGCGGCCGAGCAGGCGCTCGCCGACGCAGGGTACGCCGAGCG containing:
- a CDS encoding type I polyketide synthase gives rise to the protein MRRPDRKPARTVTRVGSAPEGAPPVILVHPGALPATVYADLAAALSPGAALHVVNLEHVPEYFEAALRGGAPATSIPALAERVAADLRGQGLTSGRWCLAGWSFGGVVALELAGLLEKRERPCALLALDSIAPVPEYTRLDGDLDDAGALRWFAMYLGARRGVAVPVDGPLPNDREKGLREVLDRARAAGALRPDTTLPGLRKVLDTYLQGLVRNNRLAVAYEPRRSPVPVVLVRPEHGLLDVPDPLGWGGLAGDLTVLGCPGDHYTMLHDREAVDRIAGAALDLLDDRVAAGPPAAGIATLSTGTDRVMDSDNNSPTRTGDTPIAIVGLGALFPRSGDLREFWGNVVDAVDCIEDVPETHWRVEDHYDPDPKAPDKTYAKRGGFIPTVPFNPLEFGLPPNTLEVTDVLQLLSLVVAKQTLADAGAPGSQWYKPERTGVVLGITGANSLTQPLATRLQTPVLKEVVRSCGLTERDAEEIAAKFVKAFAPWEEHSFPGMLGNVVAGRVANRFDLGGTNCTVDAACASSLAAVHMAAAELISGRADLMLTGGCDAENTILMYLCFSKTPAFSKAGAIRPFDETADGTLIGEGLGMLALKRLADAERDGDRVYAVLRGIGTSSDGRYKSIYAPRKEGQMVALRRAYEDAGFGPEQVGLVECHGTGTPVGDLTEVGALREVFAAAGAGREAVALGSVKSQIGHTKAAAGAAGMIKTSLALYHKLLPPTINVTEPRGAMEFGSSPFYVNTSTRPWITEPERPLRRAAVSSFGFGGTNFHCVLEEHDPSGAALTVLHRTSRVHLWHGADPGALLKAVEEDPAGLDDTAPVPAGHARLAVVARDEAELDRLRGQACARLAEDPSVEAFELPGGAFYRRAAAVPGKVGALFAGQGSQYVSMAAEAALAVPPVRAAFDAAAACFAGAEPLGRVVFPPPAFDEDGRRRQEEALRRTDYAQPAIGAVSAGQYTFLKELGFAAEGALGHSFGEVTALWAAGSLGTEQFFRLARERGAAMAARGEAGDPGTMAAVSAGLPEVERLLDGHPDVVVCNVNAPDQIVVGGGRDAVAAFVGACAAAGVGASPLPVAAAFHTRYVTHAVERFGEAVASAVVAPPAITVYADTEGATYGADTGENARVLVQQLAGPVGFAPRVEQMYRDGFRVFVEFGPKKVLTGLVRRILADRPDVVALSADAGPGRDSDHALKQLAARLAVLGLPLAGFNRYTATAAEPPHSEGMTIQLNGVNYVPEARRHEYREALENGYTVETSAEDAATEPAPATGQTNGHAGNDHAANGHGTNGHSANGHGTNGHSANGHGSNGHGSNGHNGNGHAVPGGAPSVGAIAASHLAMHGEYLHSQLRLSERLTNLVEEGSRQDAGPSENTIAGITAVTEHSLAIGQSHVWASEVLRSFAQLETTMIAPDRAAGGDLPGPSLPQAVAPSYELRAIGSRPGAWPQETEAGGQTAYNGHNGQNGNGRNGYGTNGHGANGHQGHEGHAATLAPAAPVAFAEAPVQAPAPAPAAPAPVVETAPVTTAPAPVTTSPAPVAAAPAPAPAPAQADAATVQATLLSIVAEKTGYPTDMLDPSMDVEADLGIDSIKRVEIMGALRESFPGSPSVSPERLAELRTLEDIVQFIAGAAAEPTGAEVVNGPKAERLPRIDRWQAGLTRLPVPDRQEDAYRDAPLALVTGAGGPLADAVAARLRSAGWRTAGPGAVPEDGLDLVLYLAPERVDGTPAALAALRETAMLARDTQRPLESTAGRSAFVTVSRLDGRLGVTPSAGPAGDDGLATVALGGVSGLVKTLAIEAPTVFCRAIDVEAGVPDGRVAEIVLAELYDPRAGLREVGHTADGARWTTTLTGEGPRTAPIAPPGEGDLLVVTGGGRGVTAACVVELARRHGTGLLLLGRTPLADEPEWAREVPLDRLKAAIAAALKAGGAKVTPRDVEPRFQELKAQREIRTTLALVAEAGASATYVPVDVTDPAAVRAALAPYRDRVAGVVHGAGVLADQLIVDKRPQDVDRVLGTKLAGLAGVLAALDPDRLRHVVLFSSVAGFFGNQGQADYAMANEALNRVASRLRGAHPGARVTSINWGAWDGGMVTPELARLFAERGVDLIPLETGAWMFAEQFDAERAGDLVCVIGPDKPLSEAEPPALPADGVTVTRDLGTLAGEPVLASHWIGDRPVLPATVALGGILATAREATGTRSAAARDFTVLKGVVFGAEAPDALRFTLTPDGEGTRVEVRDETGRPRYRAVVESAVPAPARVGGLPALDAGEDCAAYSDGTLFHGEVLRGLRRVLDPGRRMVLRAELPRTPFAAGAYGTGDYDPVLADLLLQAVLVWARRHTGQASLPAGVGRAEVHAPIPAGEPFLIVVDEATVSGPLVRCTVTACDGEGRVLTRFTGVQAICRDGGAQ